The following DNA comes from Deinobacterium chartae.
AGCGGGGCCTCGAGGTACGCGCCGGGGCGGACGGGCAGGCCCTCGGCGCGCAGCGCCGCCGCGAAGGTGTCGCGGTCGCAGCGCAGCGCTTGGGCCTCGAGGTGCAGCGTGAAAAACCAGTAGCTGCAGGTGTTGCCCTCGCGCACCCGCATGGGTGTGACGCCGGGCAGGTTCTGCAAGCGGGCGCGCAGCGCGTCCCCGAAGGCCCGGCGGCGTGAGACGATCTCGGGCAGGCGGCGCAGCTGCGCCAGCCCCACCGCGCCCTGCAGCTCGGTCATGCGCACGTTGGGGGCCAGCCGCTCCACCCGGCGCATGCCGCCCTGCTGGTCCCGGCGGTAGTTCTTGTCGGCGAAGGCCGTGGCGAGCGGCAGGTCAGCCGGGTCGCGCACCAGCACCAGGCCGCCGTCGCCGGTGGAGATGTGCTTGTAGTCGTTGGTGGAAAAGCACCCGAAGCGCCCGAAGGTTCCCACCCGGCGACCCCGGTGCTGCGCCAGGTAAGCCTGGGCGCAGTCCTCGAGCAGCGCGATGCCGCGGCGCTCGCATAGGGCCGCCAGGCCGCTCAGGTCGCAGGGATTGCCGGCCAGGTGCACGGCCAGCACCGCGCCGGTCCGCTCGGACAGCGCGGCTTCCACCGTCTCGGGGGTCAGTAGGCCGCTGGCCGGATCGAGGTCGGCGAAAACCGGCACGAGGCCCTGGTACAGCAGCCCGATCACCGTGCCGTAGTCGGTGACCGGCGAGGTGATGACCTCGCTGCCGGGCGGCAGGTCCAAGCAGCCCACCGCCACGTGCAGCGCCGCCGTGCCGCTCGAGGTGGCCACGGCCCCGGGCGCGCCGTGCATCTCGGCAAACCGCCGTGCAAAGGCCTTCACCTTGCCGCCGAAGTGGTAAAACAGCGTGCCCTGCTCGAGGGCCTCGCGCAGTTCGTTCAGTTCGTCCGCGCCGAAGCGGGTTCCGCCGGGCAGCGGGGCACTGCGGACCGGGGTGCCGCCGTACAGCGCGGGCACGCGGGTTGGGGTATCAGGCATGAGGGGCCTCCTGGGCGAGGGACACGAACGAATCCGGAGTTTCGAGAGGAATTTGCCGGACAGAACCGACTCGGAGCAGTTCCAGCACCGCGCCCTGAGGAGCTCCGCTGACCTGAAGGCCGCCCGCGCGCGGGGTCAGGCGGGTCGCGCGCCGGGCACGCGACCACGCGGCGATCTCGCAGGCAGTGAGCTCGAGGAAGCCGCGCGCGCGGGCAAGCCGCAGCGCGGCCTCGAGGGCATCTCTGACCGGGGCGTGGGCGTGCAGGTGCGCGGGGTGGCACAGCAGGTGGGCGCAGCCCGAGACCGCCTCGACCTCGCTCAGCAGCGGCCCGGTGATGCTGCTGTCACCCCAGCGCGCGGCGTCGAGGTCCATGTCCTGGCTCAGGAAACCCAGTTCGAACAGCGCGTGCCGCGCTCCGGAACGGTCTGCGCGGGCGGGCCGGTAGGGGTGGCAGGTGCCGAACACGAAACCGCGGTTGCCCATCTTGGAGCCGCCGCGCGTGCCATCGAGGGTGATGCCGCCCGCGTCGCACCACGCGAAGAGCTCGTCCCAGCCCTCGAAGCGGGTGTAGTGGTTCTTGTTGCTGGTGGCCCGCGCCGGAGCCTGAGCGTTGTGCCGCTCGAGTTGCGCTGCGAAGGCGTCGCCGCCCCAGCGGCCCCCTTCGCGCTCGAGGGCGTTGTAGTGCAGGGCGACCTCGTGCCCGGCCGCGTGGATCGCGCGCTGCAACTCGGGGCCGTAGCCGCCCTCGAGCTCGCACCAGGTGGCGCGCAGCCCCAGTCCCGCCAGGAACGCCAGGGTGGACGCGGCGTGCGCGGGGTCGTTGCCGTCGCTGTCCAGGCTCAGGTGAAAGGCAGCCGGAGCCGCAGCGGGCCAGTAGGCCAGCCGGGCCACCGGCAGCGGAGAGACGGCGCGGACGATCTCTTGCAGCAGCCAGCGCCGCCAGCGGTCGGCGGCGGCCACGGCAAAGTACGGCTGGCCGCCGGGGGTGAGGCGGCGGTCCTCGAGCCAGTCGAGGGTCATGCCGTCGTCGGCCTTGAGCAGGCCGTCCTCGGTTTCGGCGCTGCCGTCCGGGGCCGAGGGCAGGTCGCGTTCCACCGGGCCGTGGCCCTGCTGCAGCCGTACGACCGTGTCGGCCACGTCCACGCTCAGGTGCAGCAGCGTTCCGGCCCCGACCCGCAGCTCCTGTACCAGCGGGGCGCGTGGCTCGCCCGCCTCGCCGTGGGCATGGTCGGCGCCGGGCAGCGCGCGGCCTTCGAAGAAGCGCAGCCGCTCGCCGTCGATGCGCGCGTGGCCCGGGGGCAGAGGGCGCGCTGCGCCGGCGGGGCCTTGCTCGAGGGCGAAGGCCAGCAGGCGTCCGCCCGCCATCAGGAAGGCGACTTCGGCCTCGCTGAGGGTCGGGGCGTCCGAGGCGCGGATCAGCAAGTCGACCTCGAGCGGGTGCGGAACGCGCTCGGTACGGGCAAAGTGCAGGCCTTCTTGCTCGAGCAGTTCGGGCAGGTAGGCGCTGAAGCGCTGGGAGAACAGGGACGAAATCAGGACCTGAATGCGGGCGACTGGCACGCGTACCTCCGGTTAGTTCAAAAACTGTTTGATCTATCCTGACATATTTTGCCGTGTAGCGTGCGATACCTTTGGCAAACCCAGCGAGAGCTCCGCCTGAATAGCGGATTGTTGGTTTATAATTGAGAAAATCTGGTTGAAGCAGGTGATTTGCAGGTGCAGAAACTCGGCAGCAAGGCGCTGGTGAAGCGCATGAACCGCGCAGCAGTCTTGAACGCGGTCCGCGAGCGCGGTCAGATCGGCCGCGCCGAGATCGCTGACCTGACCCACATCAGCCGCGCCTCGGTCACCTACATCGTGGCCGAACTGCTCGAGGAAGGCTGGCTGATCGAGCAGGAAAAAGGACAGACCACGCCCAGCGGCGGACGCCCCCCGATCCTGCTGCAGTTCAACCCGGACTCGGTGTACGCGGTGGTGGTGATGCTGGGCTCCGAACGCACCGCCGTATCGCTGGGCAACGCCGACGCTGCGGCGCTGTATACCCACTCGGTACCCGCGCGCCCCGAGGCCGGGGCCGCCGAGACGGTCGAGATCGTCTCGGCCCTGATCGAGCGTGCCCTGAAAGAGTCGCGGGTAGACCGCGAGCGGGTGCGCGGCGTGGTGATCGGCGTGCCCGGGCTGGTGGACTCGCTCAACTCGGTGGTGCACTACTCGGCGCGCTTGCCCGGACTGCGCAACGTGGACCTGGGCGCGCAGGTGCAGGCCCGGGTGAAGTTGCCGGTCGCGGTCGAGAACGAAACCCGCCTGATCGGCTGGGGCGAGCAGAAGTTCGGGCACGGACAGGGCCGCTCGCCGCTGGTGTGCGTCAACATCACGCTCGGTATCGGGTCGTGCGTGATCCTCGAGGACCGCATGCTGTTTGGCAGTTCGTACTCGGCCGGGCAGTTCGGGCACATGACCGTGGACGCGGACGGCAGCCTGTGCGAGTGCGGCAACCGCGGCTGCTGGGAGACGCTGGCGAGCAACGCCGCGCTGCTCGAGCGCGCCCGCAGGGCG
Coding sequences within:
- a CDS encoding ROK family protein encodes the protein MQKLGSKALVKRMNRAAVLNAVRERGQIGRAEIADLTHISRASVTYIVAELLEEGWLIEQEKGQTTPSGGRPPILLQFNPDSVYAVVVMLGSERTAVSLGNADAAALYTHSVPARPEAGAAETVEIVSALIERALKESRVDRERVRGVVIGVPGLVDSLNSVVHYSARLPGLRNVDLGAQVQARVKLPVAVENETRLIGWGEQKFGHGQGRSPLVCVNITLGIGSCVILEDRMLFGSSYSAGQFGHMTVDADGSLCECGNRGCWETLASNAALLERARRAGAPWSENPSVEGILEASARGDARARALLRETATHIGVGIANIINIVNPEVIVLHGKVFGAGEELLRGVRHVVADRALKLPALNAQIVISDLGERAGLAGGVSLVVRRTLEAPLVRRENDLYL
- a CDS encoding DegT/DnrJ/EryC1/StrS family aminotransferase, which produces MPDTPTRVPALYGGTPVRSAPLPGGTRFGADELNELREALEQGTLFYHFGGKVKAFARRFAEMHGAPGAVATSSGTAALHVAVGCLDLPPGSEVITSPVTDYGTVIGLLYQGLVPVFADLDPASGLLTPETVEAALSERTGAVLAVHLAGNPCDLSGLAALCERRGIALLEDCAQAYLAQHRGRRVGTFGRFGCFSTNDYKHISTGDGGLVLVRDPADLPLATAFADKNYRRDQQGGMRRVERLAPNVRMTELQGAVGLAQLRRLPEIVSRRRAFGDALRARLQNLPGVTPMRVREGNTCSYWFFTLHLEAQALRCDRDTFAAALRAEGLPVRPGAYLEAPLYRTPLFEQQSAFAGTRYPFDLAPQRPAHCPGAEHYLANTVILEVSEFYDDTVLEDVVEGVTRVSHFFAR